A genomic region of Dictyoglomus sp. NZ13-RE01 contains the following coding sequences:
- a CDS encoding amidophosphoribosyltransferase, which produces MSIYEECGIAGAITPSKYNLSSFLVYNALLNLQHRGQESAGIVSFKSSEPNFHKDYGLVSNVFNNDILKKLRGKISIGHVRYSTSGKQNPNNIQPLIVNLPKYGFLALAHNGHIANANFLRKKLENEGAIFQSTSDTEVIFHLMARAEGKNLEERLMNALNHVDGSYALLIASNEGIWAVKDPNGFRPLFMAVLEDGSILFSSETCAFKNLPVKSIKELERGDLIFVSSEGEIRESVYKIGESRFCLFEFIYFSRPDSLYNGKSVYNYRKDMGRILAKESYVPADIVVPVPDSGIPAAIGFSEFSGIPLEMALMRSHYVGRTFIQPRQDQREGAVRIKLLIMGDVVKNKRVILVDDSLVRGTTAKRLAEMFRKEGAKEVHLRLSSPPIIYPCHYGVDIPHVRELISHYYTPDEIAKLLGFDSVAFLSMEGLLSILPNKSYCGECFGRKVVSKELCQKELHTV; this is translated from the coding sequence ATGTCTATTTATGAGGAATGTGGAATTGCTGGAGCTATTACACCTTCAAAATATAATTTATCCAGTTTTTTGGTATATAATGCATTGCTTAATTTACAACATAGAGGACAAGAAAGTGCTGGTATAGTAAGTTTTAAATCTTCAGAGCCAAATTTTCACAAGGACTATGGTTTGGTAAGTAATGTTTTTAATAATGATATATTGAAAAAATTAAGAGGAAAAATTTCCATTGGACATGTGAGATATTCTACTTCAGGAAAACAAAACCCTAATAATATTCAGCCTCTTATTGTTAATTTACCAAAGTATGGTTTTTTAGCTTTGGCACACAATGGACATATAGCGAATGCCAATTTTTTGAGAAAAAAGCTTGAAAATGAGGGAGCTATCTTCCAAAGTACCTCAGATACTGAGGTTATTTTTCACTTGATGGCAAGAGCGGAAGGAAAGAATTTAGAGGAAAGATTAATGAATGCTCTTAATCATGTGGATGGTAGTTATGCACTTTTGATAGCAAGTAATGAGGGAATTTGGGCTGTAAAGGATCCAAATGGTTTTAGACCATTGTTTATGGCTGTTTTAGAGGATGGAAGTATACTTTTTTCTTCTGAAACATGTGCATTTAAAAATCTTCCCGTTAAAAGTATAAAGGAGTTAGAGAGGGGAGATTTAATATTTGTAAGTAGTGAAGGAGAGATTAGAGAGAGTGTTTATAAAATAGGTGAATCAAGGTTTTGTCTCTTTGAGTTCATATATTTTTCCAGACCTGATAGCTTGTATAATGGAAAGAGTGTTTATAATTATAGGAAAGATATGGGAAGGATACTTGCAAAGGAGTCTTATGTTCCTGCGGATATAGTTGTCCCTGTGCCAGATTCTGGAATACCAGCTGCTATTGGTTTTAGTGAATTTAGTGGAATACCTTTAGAAATGGCTCTAATGAGAAGTCATTATGTAGGAAGAACTTTTATACAACCAAGACAAGATCAGAGGGAAGGTGCAGTTAGAATTAAGCTTCTGATAATGGGAGATGTAGTTAAGAATAAGAGAGTTATATTGGTAGATGATTCGTTAGTAAGAGGTACCACTGCTAAGAGATTGGCAGAAATGTTCCGTAAAGAAGGAGCAAAAGAGGTCCATTTGAGACTTTCTTCTCCCCCCATAATATATCCTTGCCATTATGGAGTAGATATTCCTCATGTAAGAGAGCTAATAAGCCATTATTATACCCCAGACGAAATTGCAAAACTCTTAGGATTTGATTCTGTGGCTTTCCTGAGTATGGAGGGACTATTAAGTATATTGCCAAATAAAAGTTATTGTGGAGAATGTTTTGGAAGAAAAGTGGTGAGTAAAGAACTATGCCAAAAAGAATTACATACAGTTTAG
- a CDS encoding phosphoribosylformylglycinamidine synthase II, protein MGIHGLKEEEIKHAIEILGREPNDVEWSVISVIWSEHCSYKHSRKYLKNFLTKSDWVYQGPGENAGIIDIGDGYKIAFKVESHNHPSAVEPFQGAATGVGGIIRDILALGARPIALLDSLRFGPQDNLRNRYLFNGVVSGISFYGNCIGVPVVGGEIDFEDCYSSNPLVNVMCVGLIPPDRKIYKGKAEGKGNLLLLVGAKTGRDGIHGASFASEKLDEEVHTQRPSVQVGDPFLGKLLIEASLEICSLEDGIIGVQDFGAAGIVSAVSESASRGNSGVILNLDRVPQREKDMTAEEILISESQERMLFIIRPDVLNKVKEICQKWDVDAEVIGEVIDEERFIAYFKGEKVVDLPIKLLTKESLEFDPPFKGYETPKINTLLKKEDKKYDYIKHLIDSVKIKEGIYIQYDYSIQTNTVISPGMGDSAVLRIKGTNKGIAVTIDGNGRYCYLDPKIGAMNAVSEACRNILCVGGKPLAITDGLNFGDPDEPEVFYQFREVISGINLASRILEIPIVSGNVSFYNGQGDNRIFPTPLIGMVGVLEDLSYLITPGLKKEGNLLYLIGDLNWLRLDGSDYLKFAYNQIAGEPPYVDLIWERRLKNFMEDIRKEKIVLSAHDLSEGGLVNTLLEMCIWGRKGIDVELNIDKEEEEVLFGEASGIIVVEVPEERKDLFEMKIKDYELKTVKIGKVSKDHFQIKPYLSLPLEDILGGE, encoded by the coding sequence ATGGGAATACATGGATTAAAAGAAGAGGAAATAAAACATGCCATTGAGATTTTAGGAAGAGAACCTAACGATGTAGAATGGTCAGTTATTTCTGTAATATGGTCTGAACATTGTAGTTATAAGCATTCAAGGAAATACTTAAAGAATTTTCTTACAAAATCCGATTGGGTATATCAAGGTCCTGGAGAAAATGCAGGAATTATAGATATTGGAGATGGTTATAAAATAGCTTTTAAGGTGGAGAGTCATAATCATCCTTCTGCAGTAGAGCCTTTTCAGGGTGCTGCTACAGGAGTCGGAGGTATAATTAGGGATATTTTAGCTTTAGGAGCAAGACCTATTGCCCTTTTGGATTCGTTGAGATTTGGTCCTCAAGATAATCTTAGAAATCGTTATCTATTTAATGGTGTTGTATCTGGAATAAGTTTTTATGGAAATTGTATTGGAGTTCCTGTTGTTGGAGGGGAAATTGATTTTGAAGATTGTTATAGCTCTAATCCATTAGTTAACGTTATGTGTGTAGGATTGATTCCTCCTGATAGAAAGATATATAAAGGTAAGGCAGAAGGAAAAGGTAATTTACTTCTCCTTGTTGGGGCAAAAACGGGAAGGGATGGTATTCATGGTGCAAGCTTTGCGTCGGAAAAGTTGGATGAAGAGGTTCATACTCAAAGACCCTCTGTTCAGGTAGGAGATCCATTCTTGGGTAAATTATTAATTGAAGCCAGTTTAGAAATATGCAGTTTAGAAGATGGAATAATTGGGGTGCAAGATTTTGGTGCTGCGGGAATTGTAAGTGCTGTCTCCGAGTCTGCAAGTAGAGGAAATTCAGGGGTAATATTAAATTTAGATAGAGTTCCTCAAAGGGAAAAGGATATGACCGCAGAAGAGATTTTAATATCGGAATCTCAAGAGAGAATGTTATTTATAATTAGACCGGATGTACTAAATAAAGTAAAAGAAATTTGTCAAAAGTGGGATGTGGATGCAGAGGTAATCGGTGAGGTTATTGATGAGGAAAGATTTATAGCATACTTTAAAGGGGAAAAAGTAGTGGATTTACCAATAAAATTACTAACAAAAGAGTCTCTTGAATTTGATCCACCTTTTAAAGGTTATGAGACTCCAAAAATTAATACTTTATTAAAAAAGGAAGATAAAAAGTATGATTATATTAAGCATTTAATAGATTCAGTCAAAATAAAAGAGGGAATTTATATTCAATATGATTATTCCATTCAAACAAATACAGTAATTTCTCCTGGCATGGGAGATTCTGCAGTATTAAGGATTAAAGGAACAAATAAAGGAATAGCTGTTACAATCGATGGTAACGGTAGATATTGTTATTTGGATCCTAAAATTGGGGCAATGAATGCAGTATCAGAAGCATGTAGAAATATTTTATGTGTTGGAGGAAAACCCCTTGCTATTACTGATGGTCTTAATTTTGGAGATCCAGATGAGCCTGAGGTATTCTACCAGTTTAGAGAGGTTATTTCAGGAATTAATCTTGCCTCAAGGATATTAGAGATCCCAATTGTAAGTGGAAATGTGAGTTTTTACAATGGGCAAGGAGATAATAGAATATTTCCTACTCCTTTAATAGGTATGGTGGGGGTGCTGGAGGATTTATCATATTTAATTACTCCCGGGCTTAAAAAAGAAGGCAATCTTTTGTATTTAATTGGTGATTTAAATTGGCTTAGATTAGACGGAAGTGATTATCTTAAATTTGCTTATAATCAGATTGCAGGGGAGCCTCCATATGTGGATTTAATATGGGAGAGAAGGTTAAAGAATTTTATGGAGGATATTAGAAAGGAAAAAATTGTATTATCCGCCCACGACTTAAGTGAAGGAGGATTGGTAAATACTCTTTTGGAAATGTGTATTTGGGGAAGAAAGGGAATTGATGTAGAATTAAATATAGATAAGGAGGAAGAAGAAGTTTTATTTGGGGAGGCAAGTGGGATAATAGTTGTTGAGGTTCCCGAAGAAAGGAAAGATTTATTTGAGATGAAAATAAAAGACTATGAATTGAAAACTGTAAAGATAGGGAAAGTTTCAAAGGATCATTTCCAAATAAAGCCCTATTTGTCTTTACCCCTTGAAGATATTTTAGGAGGGGAATAA
- the purQ gene encoding phosphoribosylformylglycinamidine synthase I has product MRVGIIIFPGSNCDLDTYWALQLAGLEPVFLWHKEKDLKNVSAVILPGGFSYGDYLRAGAIAKFSPIISSVYDFAEKGGLVLGICNGFQILLEMGLLPGAMLPNNTNTFICKPVYLRVENNNVKFLSRYEEGEIIKLPIAHKEGRYYIPEKELELLEKNRQVVLRYCTENGEVNEKSNPNGSLNNIAGIVNRRGNVMGMMPHPERAVEKILGSDSGLRLFLSLIN; this is encoded by the coding sequence ATGCGAGTAGGAATTATTATATTCCCTGGCTCTAATTGTGATCTTGATACTTATTGGGCTCTACAGCTTGCAGGTTTAGAACCAGTTTTTTTGTGGCATAAAGAAAAGGATCTAAAAAATGTTTCTGCTGTTATTCTTCCAGGTGGATTTTCTTATGGGGATTATCTAAGAGCTGGAGCAATTGCCAAATTTTCTCCAATTATTAGTAGTGTTTATGATTTTGCTGAAAAGGGTGGATTAGTACTTGGAATATGTAACGGTTTTCAAATTTTGTTGGAGATGGGATTGCTTCCAGGTGCTATGCTTCCTAATAATACCAATACTTTTATATGTAAGCCTGTTTATTTGAGGGTGGAAAATAATAATGTTAAGTTTTTGAGTAGATATGAAGAGGGTGAAATTATCAAGTTGCCAATAGCTCATAAAGAGGGAAGATACTATATTCCAGAAAAAGAATTAGAATTGTTAGAAAAGAATAGGCAGGTAGTGTTAAGATATTGTACTGAAAATGGAGAGGTAAATGAAAAAAGCAATCCAAATGGTTCTTTGAATAATATTGCTGGTATTGTTAATAGAAGAGGAAATGTTATGGGAATGATGCCTCATCCTGAAAGAGCAGTTGAAAAAATTTTAGGGAGTGATTCAGGACTAAGATTATTTTTATCCCTTATAAATTGA
- a CDS encoding phosphoribosylformylglycinamidine synthase, which yields MSKWWVKLEIFLKEGILDPQGKTINNALHSLGFNEVEEVRMGKILRMKIEAENENEVREKVKRMSEIFLANPVTEDYYIEVEGKCE from the coding sequence ATGAGTAAATGGTGGGTTAAATTAGAAATATTCTTAAAAGAAGGTATTCTTGATCCTCAGGGCAAAACTATTAACAATGCTTTACATTCACTTGGGTTTAATGAGGTTGAGGAAGTCAGAATGGGTAAAATTTTAAGAATGAAAATTGAAGCAGAAAATGAGAATGAAGTTAGAGAAAAGGTTAAAAGAATGAGTGAAATATTTTTAGCAAATCCAGTAACAGAAGATTATTATATTGAGGTAGAGGGGAAATGCGAGTAG
- a CDS encoding adenylosuccinate lyase: MLDRYCRKEFKLIWSDENRYKLWLDVEMAFLKARAYYGEISEDLVKEIESRAKFNVDEIKEIEKENNHEMIAFLTNVASYVGKGSEYIHQGLTSSDVMDTAFSLQVLSALNYIENDLKTLIDVVKEKAIKYKYLPMVGRTHGMHAEPITLGFKFLGWYSELLRDLERLKKAKENIRYGKFSGAVGTLAHTRPEIEEKACEILGLRPEPVATQIVPRDRHAEVIFSLAMIASTLERFAQEIRHLQRTEVAELEEPFREKQKGSSAMPHKRNPILSERICGLARVIRGYLITSLENISLWHERDISHSSAERIIFPDATSLVDYILNLMINILKDLKVNEENIKRNLEISQGIFYSSNLLIALTEKGMLRDTAYSIIQEDSFEALQEKRSLKDVVMNDSRINEVLTKEEIERCFSLDNYFKNIDKIYERIGVK, from the coding sequence TTGTTAGATAGATATTGCAGAAAAGAGTTTAAGTTAATTTGGTCCGATGAGAATAGATATAAGTTGTGGTTAGATGTTGAGATGGCTTTTTTGAAAGCAAGAGCTTATTATGGGGAAATATCCGAGGATTTAGTTAAGGAGATAGAATCAAGAGCAAAATTCAATGTGGATGAGATAAAAGAAATAGAGAAAGAAAATAACCATGAGATGATAGCTTTTTTGACTAATGTAGCAAGTTACGTAGGAAAGGGTTCAGAATATATTCATCAAGGTTTGACCTCTTCTGATGTAATGGATACAGCATTTTCTCTGCAAGTTTTGTCCGCTCTGAATTATATTGAGAATGATTTAAAAACACTTATTGATGTTGTTAAGGAAAAAGCAATAAAGTATAAATATCTTCCAATGGTTGGCAGAACTCATGGTATGCATGCTGAACCTATAACGCTTGGTTTTAAATTTTTAGGATGGTATTCAGAGTTATTAAGGGATTTAGAAAGACTTAAGAAAGCAAAAGAAAATATTAGATATGGTAAGTTTTCAGGAGCTGTTGGAACATTAGCTCATACCCGTCCAGAGATTGAAGAAAAAGCTTGTGAGATATTAGGTTTGAGACCTGAACCTGTAGCTACTCAAATTGTACCGAGAGATAGACATGCAGAAGTTATATTCAGTTTAGCTATGATAGCAAGCACATTAGAAAGATTTGCTCAGGAGATAAGACATCTTCAGAGAACTGAAGTGGCAGAGCTTGAAGAGCCATTTAGGGAAAAACAAAAGGGGTCTTCTGCTATGCCCCATAAAAGGAATCCTATTTTATCGGAAAGAATATGCGGACTTGCAAGGGTTATTAGAGGATATCTTATTACATCTCTTGAAAATATTTCTTTGTGGCATGAAAGAGATATTAGCCACTCCTCCGCAGAAAGGATAATTTTTCCAGATGCTACTTCTTTAGTTGATTATATTTTAAACTTAATGATTAATATTTTAAAGGATTTGAAAGTTAACGAAGAAAACATTAAAAGGAATTTAGAAATTAGTCAAGGTATCTTTTATTCGTCCAATCTATTGATTGCTCTAACAGAGAAAGGGATGTTGAGAGATACAGCTTATTCTATTATTCAGGAAGATTCATTTGAGGCTCTTCAGGAGAAGAGATCCTTAAAGGATGTAGTAATGAATGATAGTAGAATTAATGAAGTATTAACAAAAGAAGAGATCGAAAGGTGTTTTTCTTTGGATAATTATTTCAAAAATATAGATAAAATTTACGAAAGGATAGGGGTAAAATGA
- a CDS encoding macrodomain protein: MEIIFEKEINGVKIKVIQGDITQENTEAIVNPANNYLKHGGGVAGAIVRAGGDVIQKESDEYVQKFGPLPTGEATITSAGNLKAKYVIHTVGPRWGEGDEYKKLQKAVQSTLKLAVEKDIKTISIPAISCGIFGFPPDLGTKIIVETIVNFIKNEKHSFKEIHLIGLGEDIPNLFAKNLNSITEN; this comes from the coding sequence ATGGAAATTATTTTTGAGAAAGAGATCAATGGCGTAAAGATTAAAGTGATTCAAGGAGATATAACACAAGAGAATACTGAAGCAATTGTAAATCCAGCCAACAACTATTTAAAGCATGGAGGAGGTGTTGCAGGAGCTATTGTAAGAGCTGGTGGAGATGTCATCCAAAAGGAAAGTGATGAATATGTTCAAAAATTTGGTCCTCTACCTACAGGAGAGGCAACGATTACTTCTGCGGGTAACTTAAAAGCAAAGTATGTCATCCATACTGTAGGTCCAAGATGGGGAGAGGGAGATGAATATAAAAAGTTGCAAAAGGCAGTTCAAAGCACTTTAAAGTTAGCAGTTGAAAAAGATATAAAAACTATAAGTATCCCTGCTATAAGTTGCGGTATATTTGGATTTCCACCGGATTTAGGGACAAAAATCATCGTAGAAACCATCGTTAATTTTATAAAAAATGAAAAACATTCCTTCAAAGAAATACATCTTATTGGCTTAGGTGAAGATATTCCAAATCTATTTGCTAAAAATCTAAATTCTATTACTGAAAATTAG
- a CDS encoding lysine transporter LysE, giving the protein MFILSLFITSFLVGFSGASAPGPLMTLVLAQSSIGGWKRSLEIITGHAILEGILVILLLLGVQSILKTPVFIKSFSFFGSLFLIYMSLSLFTSLIKKRIEISINSNPINYSFNPSLILAGALTSLANPYWLLWWLTIGVSFIAQAKNYLVFGVLSFYIGHILSDYVWYMFIGFIGQGLSLPFWRKIYNYILYFASFFLLGFGIYFLVLIFSNRI; this is encoded by the coding sequence ATGTTTATTTTAAGCTTATTTATTACAAGTTTTTTGGTGGGTTTTTCTGGAGCTTCAGCTCCAGGTCCTTTAATGACTTTAGTTCTTGCTCAAAGTAGTATAGGTGGATGGAAAAGGTCTTTAGAAATAATAACGGGTCATGCTATCCTTGAAGGTATTCTTGTAATTTTACTTCTTTTAGGAGTTCAAAGTATTTTGAAAACTCCAGTTTTTATAAAATCTTTTAGTTTTTTTGGAAGTCTTTTTTTGATATACATGAGTCTCTCTTTATTCACGAGCTTAATAAAGAAGAGAATAGAAATTTCTATAAATTCTAACCCTATAAATTATTCTTTTAATCCATCTCTGATCTTGGCAGGTGCTTTAACTTCATTGGCAAATCCCTATTGGCTTCTTTGGTGGCTTACAATTGGGGTTTCTTTTATTGCACAAGCAAAAAACTACTTAGTATTTGGAGTCCTAAGTTTTTATATTGGGCACATTCTTTCTGATTATGTTTGGTATATGTTTATAGGATTTATAGGGCAAGGACTATCCCTTCCCTTTTGGAGAAAAATATATAACTATATTCTTTATTTTGCTTCCTTTTTCCTCTTAGGATTCGGAATATATTTTTTAGTGCTAATTTTCAGTAATAGAATTTAG
- a CDS encoding alpha-glucosidase: protein MKIQVIDHKIIRVYFPESEKEKNSFAVEKTEPINYSIEEANEESIILTNSLKIKINKKKNTLKIYDHDNNLILSDYEDLGYKKIDNKIFCYKEIRDEIAFLGFGERTGSLNKKGKRLINWNTDEPHHSPKADPLYQSHPFFIAYSPTRSYGLFFDHTNLSYFDMGNENEKYWYFASEGEELDYYFIYGPTPKEVIEGYTKLTGRYYMPPIWALGFQQSRWSYESEEKVINIAKTFRKKNIPCDVIYLDIDYMDGYRVFTVNKKKFPNFEKMVKDLKEEGFKILLIVDPGIKKDESYEVYKEGIEKGYFCKRNKDVYIGYVWPGKCAFPDFIRKDVRSWWGEKLKKLINLEISGIWNDMNEPSSLSKIEYYLMRLLFYFLKLKEPPSLPKPSEFNAKIKEIKRKTLPSDVLHGENQEFTHADIHNAYGLLMTKASFEGWKKYSDKRPLIVSRAGFSGIQKYSAVWTGDNKSSWEHLYMSIPMLQNLSLSGVPFVGADVGGFWRDCTPELFIRWIQLGVFYPFFRVHTAMNTKPQEPWSFGENVEKIAKKYIILRYKLIPYIYSLFYEAKEKGIPPLRSLFLEFPEDINAIKHEDEFMLGPNLLIAPIYKEGEKERDVYFPSGFWYDFYSYKEYRGPGIYKVYADLDTIPIFVREGSIIPMWEEQNYVGEKKQNFLELKIFPGSGEFLYYEDDGETWNYEKGEFNLIKFSCFLEEGEKYLKIEYLHKGYLGGREKFIVYDIKGNKWEFNEGGEIYACIGT from the coding sequence ATGAAGATACAAGTAATAGACCATAAAATTATAAGAGTTTATTTTCCAGAAAGTGAAAAAGAGAAAAATTCCTTTGCAGTTGAAAAAACCGAACCTATAAACTATTCTATCGAGGAAGCTAATGAAGAAAGCATAATTTTAACAAACAGTCTTAAAATTAAAATAAACAAGAAAAAGAATACATTAAAAATCTATGACCACGACAATAATTTGATACTCTCAGATTATGAAGACTTAGGTTATAAAAAGATAGATAATAAAATTTTCTGTTATAAGGAAATTAGAGATGAAATAGCTTTTTTAGGCTTTGGGGAAAGAACAGGAAGCTTAAATAAGAAAGGTAAAAGATTAATAAATTGGAATACTGACGAACCTCATCACTCACCTAAGGCGGATCCTCTCTATCAATCCCATCCCTTTTTTATTGCCTATAGTCCTACACGAAGCTATGGATTATTCTTTGATCATACAAATTTAAGTTATTTTGATATGGGAAATGAAAATGAGAAGTACTGGTATTTTGCAAGCGAGGGAGAAGAATTAGACTATTATTTTATTTATGGACCAACTCCTAAAGAGGTAATAGAAGGATATACAAAACTTACCGGAAGATATTATATGCCACCCATATGGGCTTTAGGTTTTCAACAATCGAGATGGAGCTATGAAAGTGAGGAAAAAGTAATAAATATAGCGAAGACTTTTAGAAAGAAAAATATTCCATGTGATGTTATCTATCTTGATATAGATTATATGGATGGATATAGAGTATTCACCGTAAATAAAAAGAAATTTCCAAACTTTGAAAAGATGGTAAAGGATTTAAAAGAGGAAGGGTTTAAAATACTTTTAATTGTTGATCCTGGGATTAAAAAAGACGAAAGCTATGAGGTTTATAAAGAAGGAATAGAGAAAGGATACTTTTGTAAAAGAAATAAAGATGTGTATATAGGGTATGTGTGGCCAGGAAAATGTGCATTTCCTGATTTTATTAGAAAAGATGTTAGATCTTGGTGGGGTGAAAAACTGAAAAAATTAATTAATCTTGAAATTAGTGGTATTTGGAATGATATGAATGAACCCTCTTCTCTTTCTAAAATTGAGTACTATCTAATGAGATTACTTTTTTATTTCTTAAAACTAAAAGAACCTCCCTCTCTACCTAAACCTTCAGAATTCAACGCTAAAATTAAAGAGATAAAGAGAAAAACTCTACCCTCAGATGTCTTACATGGAGAAAATCAAGAATTTACTCATGCTGATATTCACAATGCTTATGGGCTTCTAATGACAAAGGCAAGTTTCGAAGGATGGAAAAAGTATAGTGATAAGAGACCTCTTATTGTTTCAAGAGCAGGATTCTCTGGAATTCAAAAATATTCTGCGGTATGGACAGGAGATAATAAAAGCAGTTGGGAACACCTATATATGAGTATCCCTATGCTACAAAATTTATCTTTATCTGGAGTTCCCTTTGTAGGAGCAGATGTGGGTGGCTTTTGGAGAGATTGTACCCCAGAACTTTTTATAAGATGGATACAGCTTGGAGTATTCTATCCCTTCTTTAGAGTACATACCGCCATGAACACAAAACCCCAAGAGCCTTGGAGCTTTGGGGAAAATGTAGAAAAAATAGCCAAAAAATATATTATTTTGAGATATAAACTTATCCCATATATCTACTCTCTTTTTTATGAAGCAAAGGAAAAAGGAATTCCCCCTTTAAGGAGTCTCTTTTTGGAATTTCCAGAGGATATAAATGCAATAAAGCATGAGGATGAATTTATGCTTGGACCTAATCTACTGATCGCTCCCATTTATAAAGAAGGTGAGAAAGAAAGAGATGTATATTTTCCTTCTGGATTTTGGTATGACTTTTATTCATATAAAGAATATAGAGGACCAGGGATTTATAAAGTTTATGCAGATTTAGATACTATTCCAATCTTTGTTAGAGAGGGAAGTATTATTCCTATGTGGGAAGAGCAAAATTATGTAGGCGAGAAAAAACAAAACTTTTTAGAATTGAAAATCTTTCCTGGAAGTGGAGAATTTCTTTATTACGAAGATGATGGTGAAACATGGAACTATGAGAAAGGAGAATTTAACCTTATAAAATTTTCATGCTTTTTAGAAGAAGGTGAGAAATATTTAAAGATTGAATATCTACATAAAGGATATTTAGGAGGTAGGGAAAAATTTATTGTATATGATATTAAAGGCAATAAATGGGAATTTAATGAAGGAGGAGAAATTTATGCTTGTATTGGGACATAG